A genome region from Oncorhynchus masou masou isolate Uvic2021 chromosome 14, UVic_Omas_1.1, whole genome shotgun sequence includes the following:
- the LOC135554842 gene encoding claudin-3-like translates to MSMDVEIVGIVLGVIGLITTIVVCALPTWMETTFTAAIFVTTEVVWDGLWISCVKRSTSHIQCEVYDSMPSSAWSSNLQATRAMTIMAIILGFLGVMVSMVGHKTTNYIKGKIYKLIVITGIFFNLARFLILIPVSWKARAILSDSSNKLTREKRELGDRSTSARGLQPFS, encoded by the coding sequence ATGTCGATGGACGTGGAGATTGTGGGCATCGTCCTGGGAGTCATAGGATTAATCACCACCATTGTAGTGTGTGCACTCCCCACCTGGATGGAGACGACCTTCACAGCAGCTATCTTTGTCACCACGGAGGTGGTCTGGGACGGCCTGTGGATAAGCTGTGTGAAAAGGAGCACGAGCCACATTCAGTGTGAAGTCTACGACTCCATGCCAAGCTCCGCATGGAGCTCCAACCTGCAGGCCACCAGAGCCATGACCATCATGGCTATTATCCTGGGGTTTCTGGGAGTCATGGTCTCCATGGTCGGGCACAAGACCACCAACTACATTAAGGGCAAGATATACAAGTTGATCGTTATAACAGGAATATTCTTCAACCTGGCCAGATTTCTCATCCTCATTCCTGTCTCCTGGAAGGCCAGGGCAATCCTCAGCGACTCCTCCAATAAGTTGACTAGAGAGAAGAGGGAACTGGGGGATCGCTCTACTTCGGCTAGGGGGCTGCAGCCTTTCTCCTGA